AGGCGACAGCTCTGGATCAGATGATAGCTCTGGCTCAGACGATAGCTCCGGCGCAGACGATAGCTCTGGCTCAGGCGATAGTTCTGGCTCAGAAGAAGACGAAGGTGACTCTACCGAAAGTCAGGCTTCCGGTACTGAAGATGACTCAACTGATAGTGAATCATCCAGTTCAGACAATAATTCTGAGGAAAGTTCTGATTCTTCCTCAAACCAAAGTTCAGATGATGAATCGGAGAGCTCTGAGACTGAAAGTAGTGAAGAAAATACCACTAGTCCTTAGAATGGAAAGGACTTAAATTCATATTTCCAAAACATGTTCTTAAACCACCGGTCTTTAAAGACCGGTGGTTTAAATTTGTAAAAACATTATGTGAAGCCCATTTGCAAGTATTTCCCCCTCTTTATTGCCTTGACGCCTCTACATTTTACTATTCAATGAATTTTCTTTTCTAACAATTTAAAATTTACAGATATCATGTATAATAAAAAATAGCCATATTTTTCTACTATTCTCCTTCAGGTGGTGATTGAATGAAGCATGAAAAAACCTATTATAATGAAACGTTCGATTCTGAGTACGGACCTGTTGTAATTGAAGGTCCTCTATCTTCTCAAGAGTTAAGTCAATTCACATTTGATAAAGGCTTAATTGCCTTTCGCCCCTATGAAAAACAATTTGAAGCCGTCAAAAGCATAGCTGATTTTGAAGAAGGAAGAATTATCATTGCACGCCATAATGAAAACATAGTTGGATATGTAACTTTCCTCCACCCTGATCCATTAGAACGCTGGTCAGAAGGACAGATGGAGGATTTAATTGAACTTGGTGCCATTGAGGTTATCCCTCAATTCCGAGGCTATCGGATAGGGTCCCGTCTCTTAAAAATCTCTATGATGGATGAATTTATGGAGAACTACATTACAATCTCAACTGAATATTATTGGCACTGGGATCTGAAAGGTACAGGATTGAATATTTGGGATTATCGACGTGTTATGGAAAAAATGATGGCTTCGGGTGGACTCACTCCTTCCCCCACTGATGATCCAGAGATCATTTCCCACCCTGCCAACTGTTTGATGGTACGCATTGGGAAAAATGTTCTTAAAGAATCAGTGGAACAATTTGATATTCTCCGTTTTCTTACTCGACATCAATATCGTCAATCAAGGAGGTAACCGTTATGCTAGTGGAAGAAATTATGAAAACCGAGGTCATTACTCTCTCTCCTGAGGAAACTATTGAAACCGCTCTCAAATTACTGCACGAAAACCATATCCGGCATTTACCTATAGTGGATGAGAATAATGAAGTCATCGGTATCGTATCCGATCGGGATGTAAGGGATGCCAGTCCATCAATATTTGAGGAAGACGCATCTCCGGATGAACTTAAAAATCCCATTCGGACAATTATGACTTACCCAGTAACGACAGTCCACCCACTAGATTTCGTAGAAGAGGTGGCCTCGATTTTTTATGAACAGGAAATCGCCTGTGTACCTGTAACAAGAGACGATATATTAGTAGGGATTATCACGGAAAAAGATATGCTCTATACGCTTATTCAATTAACAGGTACCCATGTGCAAAGCTCTCAGATTGAAGTTAAAGTGATCAATAAACCTGGTATACTGCCTCAGGTTATGCAAGTGTTTGGCCAAAGAAAGGTAAATATCAGTTCTGTCTTAATTTACCCTTACAAACCCGACCCTAAATATAAAGTAATTGTGGTACGTATCCAGACCATGAACCCGTTACCTACGATTGAAGACCTTAAGACAGAAGGTTACGAAGTCTTATGGCCAAAGAGCCCAGGGTTGACTCTATGAGCTGCCATTCTGGTTTTGTATTCACCGATGATTTTACGAGTTACCGATTTAGGGACGATCACCCCTTCAACCAAATGAGAGTTATACTTACGAAAGAGTTATTGGAAGCTTCTTCAGCTTTAATACAGGATCACTTTATTACACCAAGACACGCTACAGAAGAAGAACTTTCCCTTGCTCACAGTCGAACTTATATTCAAGCTGTCAAACAGGCCGGACAAGGCTTGTTGTCGGAAGAAGACGGCATGGAATTCGGAATTGGAACAGAGGACACACCTATGTTTAAAGGAATGCACGAAGCATCTTCTTTATTAGTAGGAAGTACATTATCTGCTATAGAAGCCGTTATGGAAAACCGGGTTAAGCATGCTTTGAATTTAGGTGGCGGTCTTCACCACGGATTTGAAAGAAAAGCATCTGGTTTTTGTATTTATAATGACGGGGCAGTTGGAATAAAATATCTGCGCAAAAAATACGATTGTAAAGTTCTATACGTTGATACGGACGCCCATCATGGCGACGGTGTGCAATGGGCCTTTTATGATGACCCCAATGTATGTACTTTCTCTATACATGAAACGGGACGCTACTTATTTCCTGGAACCGGGAATGTTAATGAAAGAGGACTTAAAGAAGGATATGGCTATTCTTTTAATTTACCTATAGACGCATTCACAGAAGATGAATCTTTCCTCCAGGTCTATGAAACCGCTATGAAAGAAATTGTACATTATTTTAAACCTGATGTGATAGTTACACAAAACGGAGCGGACGCACATTTCTTGGACCCGCTCACTCACTTATGCTCAACTATGAAAATCTATGAGAGAATTCCTGCCCTCGCACATGAATTAGCTCATCAGTATTGCGATGGCAAATGGATCGCATTAGGAGGAGGCGGATATGATATCTGGCGTGTAGTCCCTAGAGCATGGGCGCAGATTTGGAAAGTTATGTCAGAAGGCACCCATTTCCAAGGTCCCCTGCCAAAAGACTGGCTTAAAAAATGGGAAAAAGAGTCTCCAGTGCCTTTGCCGGAAAACTGGCATGACCCAGAAGATGCCTATAATCCTATTCCTCGAAGAAAAGAAATCACTGAAAAAAACGAAAAGCTTCTGGAGAAATCCTTGCAGTTGATTACCAATCAAAAAAAATATAATTCACTGTGACAAAAAGCCACTACTTAGCAGTAGTGGCTTTCCACATGATTAACTTTCATAATCAGGATCTAATATGACAATTTCAACTCTTCGGTTCTTACGCCAATTTTGTTTTGAATCATTTGGAGCTACAGGCCGCGTATCACCATAAGCCACAGCTGTAAATCGGCCGGAGTCCAAATCATCCGTGTTTTTTAACAAATAACGAATGACACTACTCGAACGTGCTCCTGACAATTCCCAGTTTGAAGGGTAACGATATGTAGATATCTGCCGATTATCCGTATGCCCCTCCACCTTCACGAAATTAGGAATGTTCTTAAGAAGTGTACCCACTTTTTTTAAAAAAGGCTTGGCCCCTTCTAAAACTTGAGCCTCACTTGTTTCGAAAATAAGCTGCTCTTCCAAAACGAGTACAATGCCACGTTTAGTTTGGCTGGCCGAAATAATGTCGTTAAGTTCATTTTCTTCCAAATATTCATCCACTTCTTTTTTTAGTTCTTCTAAATCTTTATTTTTTTCTTCCTTCTTCGCTTCATCTTTTTCAGCTATCTGATCCGGATCTTCCGTAGGTTCTTGAAATTCATTATTCTTTTCCCCATTATCCTGAACCTTTGTCTGTTCGGTTGGAAACTGACTTTCGACAGGAGAAGGATAGAAATCGAAGATCATGCGATTACGAAAAGATTCTGATAGTGCGTCAAACTTAACTAAATTAATCTGAGACATTGAAAACAACAGAATAAAAAAAACGAGAATCAAGGTAATCATATCTGCATAAGTGGTCATCCATTTTGGAGCCCCTTTATTACCAGGTTTCTTTCTTCTCCTAAGCTTCATTGGCCGCTTCTCCTAAAGATTCATCCTTTTCGTCTTCTTCCACGATGGCTTTATCCTCTTCAGATAGAAATGCACTTAGTTTTTCTTCAAGAATCTTAGGATTCTGACCAGACTGGACGCCTATGACCCCTTCAATAATTACTTGCTTCATAAATATTTCCTGTTCTGTTTTGTTCTCAAGTTTCCCCGCCATCGGTATAAAAACAAGGTTGGCTAAGAGTGTACCGTAAAACGTAGTTAATAGTGCTACCGCCATTTTGGGTCCAAGCGTTTCCGGAGTTGAAAGACTTTGAAGCATCAGTACAAGACCTATCAACGTTCCAATCATACCCCATGCGGGAGCGTACTCCCCTGCTTTCTCTATGATCGCTCTTCCACGCTGATGACGCTCTTCTACTGCAACAATTTCAGCATTCATAATATCGTTAATTACTTCAGGTTCTATCCCATCAACAGCCAGTAGAATCCCTTTTTTTATAAAAGGATCTTCAACCTCATCAAGCTGTGCTTCAAGAGCAAGTAAGCCCTCACGCCGGGCTCGTTCTGATAATCCAACAAATAAATTGATCAGCTGCCTTAAATTCATATCCGTCTGTTTAAAAGCTTCTTTCGTTACGCGAAAGGTTAATTTGACTTCACTTACGTTGAAATTAACTAATAAAGCAGCTACTAGACCACCTAGCACAATAACGATGGAGGAAGCCTGTATAAATGATGTCATACCTCCAAACCCGGCGTTAGATGCAATACCGAAAATAACCATGATGAATCCAATCGTAATACCGATGGGAGTCAACAAGTCTTTTTTAGTCATAATGCTCTCTCCTCAGTTTCGTACAAATACAGTCTATCTACTATATCGGTACTATTTCTGCTGAGTTGAGTTTCTTTCAATAATTCGGTGAGGTAGTATCACATTCTGCTCTTCAACTTCTTCTTTATTCATAAATTTAGTTAGCAGGCGCATTGCTACAGCTCCTATATCGTACATCGGCTGCACTACAGTTGATAATGTTGGACGTACCATCGTTGCGAGGCGTGTATTATCGAATCCAAACACTTCTAGATCCTCCGGCACTCGAATGCCTCGGTCCTGTGCCCCATGAATGACTCCCAGGGCCATTTCGTCGGAAGAGACAAAGACAGCCGTAGGCTTCTTATCAAATTCAAGCAGCTGCTCTAATGCTTCAATACCTGAATCGTATGAATAGTCTCCGGATACAATATAATCTTCAGGGGAGTCATAACCATTAGCCCTCATAGCATTTTTATAACCTTCTAGTTTCTGCACATTGATAATAGTATCTTCAGGTCCCGATACGAAAGCTACTTCCTTATTTCCGTGGGATAATAATAACTCTGTGGCTTCATAAGACGCTTGCTGATAATCGATGTTTACAGCAGGAGTCTCCCCTGACTCATCTACTGTCGCTGCCAAAGCAATAGGTACAGAAGAAGTTTTAAACTCCTGGATATGATCTTCTGTGATTTTTCCACCCATAAATACTAATCCATCTACCTGCTTACCTAGCATAGCATTAATCAGGTGCAGCTCTTTATCCTTATTCTGGTCAGAATTACTTAAGATAATGTTGTAATTATACATAGTGGCAATATCTTCGATGCCACGCGCAAGCTCAGCAAAGAATATACTTGATATGTCGGGGATGATCACACCGACCGTCGTGGTTTTCTTACTTGCTAAACCTCTTGCCACTGCATTTGGACGATACCCTAACCGCTCAATGGCATCGTGTACTTTTTTTCTAGTCGCAGGCTTTACGTTCGGGTTCCCATTCACTACTCGTGAGACGGTAGCCATCGATACGTTTGCCTCTCTTGCTACATCATATATTGTTACATTCATCATGCATCCTCCTTAGTTAGTCCATTGCTGCAAATTTATAATAAAATAATCATACGATAGATAGCGTCCTCGCGCAATGTCTGCCTCTTTCTTCTTATATAAGATTACCCATTTTATTATAACGGATTCATTATTCAGAACAAAACAGATTCTTGCACAGTTAAATTAATCCGTTCTAAGGCCCCTTACACATATAGGTATATGTTGGGTCTGAATATCAATCAAAATCCGATGAGTCGGCATCTCTGTCCCTCTGTGACTAAGTGAGCATATTCAAAAAAATAAGCTAGACTGAATAGCAGTCTAGCTTACCCCAAAGTATTATTTTGTTAACTCTCTCATAAATGATTGGAACGTTGGAATATTCATTTGCTGGGCTGAATCAGAAAGGGCAACCGCTGGATCAGGGTGTACTTCAGCCATTACTCCGTCAGCACCAATCGCCATAGCCGCTTTAGCTGCTGGTAGCAGGAGATCGCGTCGGCCAGTGGAGTGAGTTACATCTACCATCACTGGTAAGTGAGTTTCTTGTTTCAAAATTGGTACAGATGAGATATCCAAAGTGTTTCTTGTGGCTTTTTCATAGGTACGGATACCACGCTCACACAAGATGATATTTTTGTTCCCGCGGGAGATAATGTACTCAGCCGCATTAATGAATTCGGATATAGTTGCCGACATTCCTCGTTTTAATAGAACAGGTTTATTTACTGAACCGGCAGCTTTTAAGAGTTCAAAGTTCTGCATATTACGAGCTCCGATTTGAATCACATCAAGGTAATCCAGTGCTTCTTCAAGATCGGCTGGGTTCACGATTTCACTTACCACAGCTAAGCCATTCTCATCGCCTGCCTGCTTCAGCATTTTCAATCCTTCGATTCCAAGACCCTGGAAGTCATATGGGGAGGTTCTCGGTTTAAATGCACCACCGCGCAATAGCTTCAATCCTTCACCTTTAACGGCTTTAGCTACGGTTGAAACCTGTTCGTAACTTTCTACCGCACAAGGGCCCATAATGAAGTGCGTGTTTCCATCGCCCACTTTTTCTCCATTGATTTCCACGATTGTATCTTCAGGCTGCTTCTTTCTGGAAACGAGAAGAGCTTTTCTATGGTCATCCTCTTGTAACTCTAGTCCAGCTTTGAATATCTCTTTAAATAAATGAACCACTGTAGAATCCTCGAAAGGCCCATCATTATGACTTGAAATATGATCAAGCATCGTTCTTTCCCGTACAGGATCAAAACGATTGGTTCCTTGCTGCTCTTTAATCTGGCCAATTTCCTTTACTAGATCACCGCGTTTATTGATTAAATTCAGAAGCTCTAAATTTACCTCGTCTAATTGACTGCGTAATTGGTCGAGTTGTTGGTTACTCATGTGTGCGTCCCCCTAGAAATAATTAGTAGTAGTAAAATTAAGATTATTCATCCTATTGATAATTAGGGACAATTATAGCTAACATTTCATTTATTGTCACCCTTAGAGAAGGAATTCTTTTGTAAGAAATAAAAGAAAAAATCCAATTAGTATCTTGCTTATGAAATTTCTAATCTATAACTACTGGATGTATGTTCCCTTAGAAACTTGTATTTCTAGTCATTCACTAATAACAAAACGCGCAGGATTTCCCTACGCGCTTATTATTATTCT
The Halobacillus halophilus DSM 2266 DNA segment above includes these coding regions:
- a CDS encoding GNAT family N-acetyltransferase, with translation MKHEKTYYNETFDSEYGPVVIEGPLSSQELSQFTFDKGLIAFRPYEKQFEAVKSIADFEEGRIIIARHNENIVGYVTFLHPDPLERWSEGQMEDLIELGAIEVIPQFRGYRIGSRLLKISMMDEFMENYITISTEYYWHWDLKGTGLNIWDYRRVMEKMMASGGLTPSPTDDPEIISHPANCLMVRIGKNVLKESVEQFDILRFLTRHQYRQSRR
- a CDS encoding acetoin utilization AcuB family protein gives rise to the protein MLVEEIMKTEVITLSPEETIETALKLLHENHIRHLPIVDENNEVIGIVSDRDVRDASPSIFEEDASPDELKNPIRTIMTYPVTTVHPLDFVEEVASIFYEQEIACVPVTRDDILVGIITEKDMLYTLIQLTGTHVQSSQIEVKVINKPGILPQVMQVFGQRKVNISSVLIYPYKPDPKYKVIVVRIQTMNPLPTIEDLKTEGYEVLWPKSPGLTL
- a CDS encoding acetoin utilization protein AcuC, translated to MSCHSGFVFTDDFTSYRFRDDHPFNQMRVILTKELLEASSALIQDHFITPRHATEEELSLAHSRTYIQAVKQAGQGLLSEEDGMEFGIGTEDTPMFKGMHEASSLLVGSTLSAIEAVMENRVKHALNLGGGLHHGFERKASGFCIYNDGAVGIKYLRKKYDCKVLYVDTDAHHGDGVQWAFYDDPNVCTFSIHETGRYLFPGTGNVNERGLKEGYGYSFNLPIDAFTEDESFLQVYETAMKEIVHYFKPDVIVTQNGADAHFLDPLTHLCSTMKIYERIPALAHELAHQYCDGKWIALGGGGYDIWRVVPRAWAQIWKVMSEGTHFQGPLPKDWLKKWEKESPVPLPENWHDPEDAYNPIPRRKEITEKNEKLLEKSLQLITNQKKYNSL
- the motS gene encoding flagellar motor protein MotS, producing MKLRRRKKPGNKGAPKWMTTYADMITLILVFFILLFSMSQINLVKFDALSESFRNRMIFDFYPSPVESQFPTEQTKVQDNGEKNNEFQEPTEDPDQIAEKDEAKKEEKNKDLEELKKEVDEYLEENELNDIISASQTKRGIVLVLEEQLIFETSEAQVLEGAKPFLKKVGTLLKNIPNFVKVEGHTDNRQISTYRYPSNWELSGARSSSVIRYLLKNTDDLDSGRFTAVAYGDTRPVAPNDSKQNWRKNRRVEIVILDPDYES
- the motP gene encoding flagellar motor protein MotP; translated protein: MTKKDLLTPIGITIGFIMVIFGIASNAGFGGMTSFIQASSIVIVLGGLVAALLVNFNVSEVKLTFRVTKEAFKQTDMNLRQLINLFVGLSERARREGLLALEAQLDEVEDPFIKKGILLAVDGIEPEVINDIMNAEIVAVEERHQRGRAIIEKAGEYAPAWGMIGTLIGLVLMLQSLSTPETLGPKMAVALLTTFYGTLLANLVFIPMAGKLENKTEQEIFMKQVIIEGVIGVQSGQNPKILEEKLSAFLSEEDKAIVEEDEKDESLGEAANEA
- the ccpA gene encoding catabolite control protein A; translated protein: MNVTIYDVAREANVSMATVSRVVNGNPNVKPATRKKVHDAIERLGYRPNAVARGLASKKTTTVGVIIPDISSIFFAELARGIEDIATMYNYNIILSNSDQNKDKELHLINAMLGKQVDGLVFMGGKITEDHIQEFKTSSVPIALAATVDESGETPAVNIDYQQASYEATELLLSHGNKEVAFVSGPEDTIINVQKLEGYKNAMRANGYDSPEDYIVSGDYSYDSGIEALEQLLEFDKKPTAVFVSSDEMALGVIHGAQDRGIRVPEDLEVFGFDNTRLATMVRPTLSTVVQPMYDIGAVAMRLLTKFMNKEEVEEQNVILPHRIIERNSTQQK
- a CDS encoding bifunctional 3-deoxy-7-phosphoheptulonate synthase/chorismate mutase — encoded protein: MSNQQLDQLRSQLDEVNLELLNLINKRGDLVKEIGQIKEQQGTNRFDPVRERTMLDHISSHNDGPFEDSTVVHLFKEIFKAGLELQEDDHRKALLVSRKKQPEDTIVEINGEKVGDGNTHFIMGPCAVESYEQVSTVAKAVKGEGLKLLRGGAFKPRTSPYDFQGLGIEGLKMLKQAGDENGLAVVSEIVNPADLEEALDYLDVIQIGARNMQNFELLKAAGSVNKPVLLKRGMSATISEFINAAEYIISRGNKNIILCERGIRTYEKATRNTLDISSVPILKQETHLPVMVDVTHSTGRRDLLLPAAKAAMAIGADGVMAEVHPDPAVALSDSAQQMNIPTFQSFMRELTK